A single region of the Dehalococcoidia bacterium genome encodes:
- a CDS encoding OFA family MFS transporter, protein MAEATKDMGPEKLFGLPVKTGRWVFVIAGLAIQLCLGAVYGWSVFKSAVMSQYDISTLKGNVPFILFLAFFAVLMPFGGKLITKYGPRKICFIGGIIVGAGWLLAGYTDTNFALLCLTYGVIGGIGVGLAYGAPIATAAKWFPDKKGLAVGLTVLGFGVSAAIVAPIAKRLIDFQKVGGVVVNNDVSDAFKVFGIAFLILVALISLFLKFPPTNWKPAGWQPPAASAATATWNFSPKQMLKNRSFIVLWLCFMIGSSAGLMAIGMCTQFGRDVIGMTNETLWGMDYTLVTLVSVFAIFNGGGRPIFGWLTDRIGTRGTAIITLFMIGAAALALIPAGIGDNGIYLVSFSVLWLGLGAWLAIAPTATTIFFGLKNYTDNYGIVFIAYGAGAIIGNVVSGYAADDGNYDPALWATAGLAALGIIIAALWLKPPDKAPEGEA, encoded by the coding sequence ATGGCAGAAGCCACAAAAGACATGGGCCCGGAAAAACTGTTCGGGCTGCCCGTAAAGACGGGTCGTTGGGTATTCGTCATCGCGGGACTGGCAATTCAGCTGTGCTTGGGCGCGGTCTACGGATGGAGCGTTTTCAAATCAGCCGTTATGAGCCAGTACGATATCAGCACACTGAAGGGCAATGTTCCGTTCATCCTGTTCCTGGCTTTCTTTGCCGTGTTGATGCCCTTCGGCGGCAAACTGATCACCAAATATGGCCCTCGCAAAATCTGCTTCATCGGCGGCATCATTGTCGGCGCAGGTTGGCTGCTGGCGGGTTATACAGATACCAACTTCGCCTTATTGTGTCTCACATACGGAGTAATCGGGGGAATCGGTGTCGGATTGGCCTACGGAGCGCCCATTGCCACTGCCGCAAAATGGTTCCCTGACAAAAAGGGCCTGGCTGTAGGGCTGACTGTATTGGGCTTCGGCGTTTCCGCAGCCATTGTTGCGCCGATAGCCAAACGGTTGATTGACTTTCAGAAAGTCGGAGGGGTGGTTGTCAACAACGACGTATCGGACGCGTTCAAAGTCTTTGGCATCGCGTTCCTCATATTGGTTGCCCTTATTTCCCTCTTCCTCAAATTCCCACCGACCAACTGGAAGCCGGCCGGATGGCAGCCTCCTGCCGCGAGCGCGGCTACGGCCACATGGAACTTCAGCCCCAAACAAATGCTCAAGAATCGCAGCTTCATCGTTCTCTGGTTGTGCTTCATGATCGGCTCTTCAGCCGGACTGATGGCCATCGGCATGTGCACCCAGTTCGGTCGCGATGTTATCGGCATGACAAATGAGACCCTATGGGGCATGGATTATACGTTAGTAACCTTGGTATCGGTCTTCGCCATATTCAACGGCGGCGGACGCCCGATCTTCGGCTGGCTCACAGACAGAATCGGGACACGGGGAACGGCCATCATTACCCTGTTCATGATCGGAGCTGCAGCCCTTGCCTTGATTCCGGCAGGTATTGGCGATAATGGGATATATCTCGTCAGTTTCTCCGTTCTGTGGTTAGGCCTCGGAGCATGGCTCGCGATCGCCCCAACGGCAACCACCATTTTCTTCGGCCTCAAGAATTACACCGATAACTATGGAATAGTGTTCATCGCCTATGGTGCGGGTGCGATCATTGGCAATGTGGTATCCGGCTATGCCGCCGATGATGGAAATTATGATCCGGCACTCTGGGCGACAGCCGGTCTGGCAGCATTAGGAATCATAATTGCTGCCCTCTGGCTCAAACCGCCTGACAAAGCGCCTGAGGGAGAAGCATGA
- a CDS encoding PAS domain S-box protein, with translation MLSERRFRKMFEGHQAIMLLIEPESGRIIEANSAAVKFYGYPRDVLCSMNISEINQLPPDQVAAERQRALNGECDYFVFPHRIHSGEIRTVEVYSSPIEIGEQHLLFSVIHDVTERKQAEEAVRDSEKWYRAIFEQAVDSIVLIDTATGELVNFNDQAHKNLGYSREEFKRKKLADFEAMESVEDTARHAREGSKGGPVTFETRHRTQSGEIRDVLVQSSPVRFRRKTYRLSIWHDITEIKRKEAAELRARELEEINRLSNALLASVSHELRTPLTAIKGLSDSLLLHDVEWDDATRQDFLRMISRESETLTHVVENLEKMARLEAGITKMEKRKTHISSITANLSSRLKEVSSSHRLEVSIESNMPPIVVDQLYIGDVIWNLLENAVAFSDRGSRVILDARQIGDEITVSVTDEGVGISPEHVDKIFDRFYRVESGVAHRRGGIGLGLNICKMIVEEHGGRIWGESKLGQGSTIIFSLPAAKRS, from the coding sequence ATGTTGAGCGAGAGACGTTTTCGGAAAATGTTTGAGGGCCACCAGGCAATCATGCTCCTGATCGAACCGGAGAGCGGCAGAATCATAGAAGCCAACTCGGCGGCGGTCAAATTCTACGGTTACCCACGCGACGTCCTCTGCAGCATGAATATCAGTGAAATCAACCAGTTGCCACCCGATCAGGTCGCCGCGGAAAGGCAGCGGGCCTTGAACGGAGAGTGCGACTATTTTGTCTTCCCTCACCGGATACACAGCGGCGAAATCCGCACGGTGGAGGTTTACTCGTCCCCTATAGAGATCGGAGAGCAGCATCTCCTTTTTTCTGTCATTCACGATGTCACCGAGCGCAAGCAAGCTGAAGAGGCGGTTCGCGACTCCGAGAAGTGGTATCGCGCCATTTTTGAGCAAGCCGTAGACTCAATCGTGTTGATTGATACGGCCACTGGAGAATTGGTTAATTTTAACGATCAGGCCCATAAGAACCTTGGCTATAGTCGCGAGGAATTCAAGCGGAAAAAGCTAGCTGATTTTGAGGCTATGGAGTCTGTCGAGGATACTGCCCGTCATGCCAGGGAAGGCAGTAAAGGCGGTCCGGTCACCTTTGAGACACGGCACAGGACACAGAGCGGAGAGATACGGGATGTTCTGGTGCAATCCAGCCCCGTAAGATTTCGAAGGAAAACGTATCGCCTCAGCATCTGGCATGATATCACCGAGATCAAGCGTAAAGAAGCGGCTGAATTACGGGCACGAGAGCTGGAAGAAATCAATCGGCTTAGCAATGCGCTTCTGGCCAGCGTATCGCATGAGTTGCGCACCCCGCTCACGGCCATAAAGGGATTGTCGGACAGCTTGCTTCTGCATGATGTCGAGTGGGACGATGCTACTCGGCAGGACTTCCTGCGGATGATCAGCCGTGAGTCAGAAACGCTCACTCATGTGGTGGAGAATCTAGAGAAGATGGCCAGGCTGGAAGCCGGAATCACCAAGATGGAAAAGAGGAAGACTCACATTTCGAGCATTACGGCTAATCTGAGTAGCCGTCTGAAGGAAGTATCGTCCAGTCATCGGCTGGAAGTGAGTATTGAGTCAAACATGCCTCCCATTGTTGTGGATCAACTCTATATCGGAGACGTCATATGGAATCTGTTAGAGAATGCGGTGGCGTTTTCTGATCGGGGAAGTCGAGTGATTCTAGATGCGAGACAGATCGGTGATGAGATCACAGTGAGCGTTACCGATGAGGGTGTCGGTATTTCGCCCGAGCACGTCGACAAGATATTCGACCGCTTCTATCGCGTGGAAAGCGGTGTGGCTCACCGAAGAGGGGGTATCGGTCTGGGGCTTAACATATGCAAAATGATCGTGGAGGAACATGGCGGCCGTATATGGGGTGAGAGTAAGCTGGGCCAAGGTTCCACGATCATTTTTAGCCTGCCTGCGGCGAAAAGATCATGA
- a CDS encoding UPF0280 family protein, with protein sequence MYEPRIYRHSIKDTDLVSFAAVIKETDLLIRARRNLKRKALKAVMKCRAAIERYIEQHPAFLTTLEPFSIQEDAPAIVKEMALAAETVSVGPMAAVAGAIAEHVGKELLAFSPEVIVENGGDIFLKITKKRLVGIYAGDSPLSGKVAIELVPEETPVGICTSSGTVGHSLSFGKADAVVVVACSAALADAAATAIGNIVKEKTDIPGAIETAQGIEGLKGIVIIKDDQMGIWGEIRIASL encoded by the coding sequence ATGTATGAGCCAAGAATATATCGCCATTCGATAAAGGATACTGATTTGGTCTCATTCGCTGCCGTTATCAAAGAGACCGATCTCCTCATTCGAGCCCGCAGAAACCTGAAGAGAAAAGCCCTGAAAGCAGTGATGAAATGTCGAGCTGCTATCGAGAGATATATCGAGCAGCATCCGGCATTCCTCACCACTCTCGAACCTTTTTCAATTCAGGAGGATGCCCCTGCAATCGTGAAAGAGATGGCGCTTGCCGCGGAGACGGTTTCTGTCGGCCCAATGGCCGCCGTTGCTGGGGCCATCGCCGAACACGTTGGCAAGGAGCTGCTGGCATTTTCACCTGAAGTCATTGTAGAGAACGGGGGAGATATTTTTCTCAAAATCACCAAAAAGCGACTGGTTGGCATCTATGCCGGTGATTCCCCTCTGAGCGGTAAAGTTGCTATTGAACTGGTTCCGGAGGAGACGCCCGTTGGAATCTGCACGTCATCGGGAACAGTTGGGCACTCCCTCAGCTTTGGAAAAGCCGATGCTGTTGTTGTGGTGGCTTGCTCTGCTGCCCTCGCTGATGCGGCAGCAACGGCTATTGGCAACATTGTGAAAGAGAAGACTGATATACCCGGAGCAATCGAGACAGCTCAAGGCATTGAAGGCCTGAAAGGAATAGTGATCATCAAGGATGATCAGATGGGAATCTGGGGTGAGATCAGAATTGCCTCACTCTGA
- a CDS encoding XTP/dITP diphosphatase: MKILLASNNQGKVREFVSLISHPAWELTTPSLEGIEIDVEETGKTFEQNATLKALAYAEVSGMITIADDSGLEVEGLNGEPGVQSARYAGMGASDKQRIELLLSKLAGVSWEKRTARFRCVIAIAFPDGKVELCQGECPGIIGFEPKGTKGFGYDPIFYMPEFAGTMAEISDEQKNRVSHRGKAAVEARRLLISRLCN; encoded by the coding sequence TTGAAGATTCTACTCGCCAGCAATAATCAAGGGAAGGTTCGAGAATTCGTGTCTCTGATATCCCACCCTGCATGGGAGCTTACCACGCCCTCTCTGGAAGGTATCGAGATAGATGTAGAGGAGACGGGCAAAACCTTTGAGCAGAACGCCACTCTGAAGGCCTTGGCCTATGCCGAGGTTTCTGGTATGATCACCATCGCCGACGATTCCGGATTGGAAGTGGAAGGCCTGAACGGGGAGCCGGGCGTGCAGTCGGCGCGCTATGCTGGAATGGGGGCCTCAGATAAGCAGAGGATCGAGCTTCTTTTGAGCAAACTTGCCGGAGTGTCATGGGAGAAGAGAACGGCCCGATTCAGATGCGTCATCGCCATTGCGTTTCCGGATGGCAAGGTCGAATTGTGCCAGGGGGAATGCCCCGGAATTATCGGGTTTGAGCCGAAGGGGACAAAAGGGTTCGGGTACGACCCCATATTTTATATGCCGGAATTCGCCGGAACCATGGCCGAAATCAGCGATGAGCAGAAGAACAGGGTCAGCCATCGAGGGAAGGCAGCAGTCGAAGCTCGACGATTGTTGATCTCGCGTTTATGTAATTAG
- the fbp gene encoding fructose-1,6-bisphosphate aldolase/phosphatase: MITLSVIKADVGGYVGHSSMHPDLIAEAKEHMIRAKGQGLLVDFCVTRCGDDLQLIMTHQEGEGNGRIHRLAWDTFIACTEVAKKLKLHGAGQDLLSDAFSGNVKGMGPGSAEMQFEERGSEPVLIFMADKTSSGAWNMPLYKMFADPFNTIGLIIAENMHSGFSFEVHDVRKHRKVTFNCPEELYDMLALIGSPSRYAVKSIRHRPSGEIAAVSSTDKLFAVAGRYVGKDDPVLVVRSQGIFPAVGEVLEPFAFPQSVEGWMRGSHNGPLMPCSIPNSNPSRFDGPPRVVCAGFQLSGGKLVGPVDMFDDVSFDEARHQANVVAEYLRRHGPFEPHRLPMDEMEYTTMPQILRKLDKRFSPL, translated from the coding sequence ATGATCACACTAAGCGTAATAAAGGCAGATGTCGGGGGTTATGTCGGGCACTCCAGTATGCACCCTGATCTCATCGCGGAAGCCAAAGAGCACATGATAAGAGCCAAGGGGCAAGGGCTCCTGGTTGATTTTTGCGTCACCCGATGCGGGGATGATCTGCAGCTCATTATGACGCACCAAGAAGGCGAGGGAAATGGGCGTATCCATCGACTAGCCTGGGATACCTTCATCGCCTGCACAGAAGTTGCCAAGAAGCTCAAACTTCACGGAGCGGGGCAAGATCTCCTGAGTGATGCTTTCTCCGGAAATGTGAAAGGGATGGGTCCGGGATCTGCCGAGATGCAATTTGAGGAGCGAGGCTCCGAACCGGTACTTATCTTCATGGCGGACAAGACTTCTTCCGGCGCATGGAATATGCCCTTATACAAAATGTTCGCGGACCCCTTCAATACCATTGGCCTGATCATCGCTGAAAACATGCATTCCGGATTCAGTTTCGAGGTGCATGATGTGCGGAAACATCGGAAGGTGACCTTCAATTGTCCGGAGGAACTTTACGATATGCTAGCGCTTATTGGATCTCCATCGCGCTATGCGGTTAAATCCATCCGTCATCGACCTTCGGGCGAAATAGCGGCGGTTTCCTCTACCGATAAGCTTTTTGCAGTAGCGGGGCGGTATGTTGGCAAAGACGATCCAGTGCTGGTTGTTCGATCGCAGGGAATCTTCCCGGCTGTGGGAGAAGTGCTTGAGCCGTTCGCCTTCCCTCAATCAGTAGAGGGATGGATGCGAGGATCACATAATGGGCCGTTGATGCCGTGCTCGATTCCCAACTCGAACCCTTCGCGCTTTGATGGGCCGCCGCGAGTGGTGTGTGCCGGGTTCCAGCTTTCAGGAGGAAAACTGGTCGGCCCGGTCGATATGTTCGATGATGTCAGTTTTGATGAGGCGCGTCATCAGGCTAACGTGGTTGCAGAATACCTGCGCCGCCACGGCCCCTTCGAACCCCATCGCCTGCCGATGGATGAGATGGAATATACCACCATGCCTCAAATTCTGAGGAAGCTGGATAAACGATTCTCTCCCCTATAA
- a CDS encoding cob(I)yrinic acid a,c-diamide adenosyltransferase, which translates to MQKRLVQLYTGNGKGKTSAALGTVLRSVGHGLRVCIVSFMKGDYPYGEYETLRRLPEITVMRFGRIEFVDPDNILEIDRDEACKALEAAREAIFSGLYDVVVLDEVNIAAGWNLIKLEDVIDLVKSKPPNVELILTGRYADPLLIACADLVTEMVEVQHPYRKGIQARPGFEY; encoded by the coding sequence ATGCAGAAAAGATTGGTTCAGCTTTACACTGGCAACGGAAAAGGCAAAACCTCTGCGGCACTAGGTACTGTACTCCGATCTGTTGGCCATGGGCTGAGGGTTTGCATCGTGTCCTTCATGAAGGGCGATTACCCTTATGGAGAGTACGAGACCTTACGGCGCTTGCCTGAGATCACGGTCATGAGATTTGGGCGAATCGAGTTTGTTGATCCTGATAACATACTGGAAATCGACAGGGACGAGGCCTGCAAAGCCCTGGAGGCTGCCCGGGAGGCTATTTTTAGCGGATTGTACGATGTTGTCGTACTTGATGAGGTAAATATCGCCGCGGGCTGGAACCTGATTAAACTTGAAGATGTGATCGACTTGGTAAAATCAAAGCCGCCCAATGTTGAACTTATTCTCACCGGCCGTTATGCCGACCCCTTGCTGATTGCGTGCGCTGATCTGGTCACGGAGATGGTGGAAGTCCAGCACCCCTATCGTAAGGGAATCCAAGCCAGACCCGGGTTCGAATACTAG
- a CDS encoding cob(I)yrinic acid a,c-diamide adenosyltransferase has protein sequence MKTFNKRGDKGTTSLLYGARVSKNSPRCEAYGTVDEVVSALGLARSLVKKERTREIILKAQKELFSVGAELAVESADYERFISQFSPITEKMADDLESMIDELEAGIEMPKAFIIPGGNPGSAALDLSRSMLRRAERRTVSLHESGDVKNKFLLPYLNRLADLLFTLARYEEI, from the coding sequence ATGAAGACGTTCAACAAGCGTGGAGACAAGGGTACAACCAGCCTGCTTTATGGTGCAAGGGTCTCTAAAAACTCTCCCCGTTGTGAGGCCTATGGGACTGTGGATGAAGTGGTATCTGCTCTGGGGCTGGCGAGGAGTCTGGTAAAAAAGGAGCGGACAAGAGAGATTATCTTGAAAGCTCAAAAAGAGTTGTTTTCGGTGGGTGCGGAGCTTGCTGTTGAATCAGCTGACTATGAGCGATTCATCTCCCAGTTTAGTCCCATCACCGAAAAGATGGCGGACGATCTCGAGAGCATGATCGATGAGCTGGAGGCCGGGATTGAGATGCCCAAGGCTTTCATCATTCCGGGGGGGAACCCGGGGTCAGCTGCTCTGGACTTGTCCCGTTCCATGCTGAGGCGGGCCGAAAGAAGGACTGTCTCATTGCATGAAAGCGGGGATGTCAAAAACAAATTCCTCCTCCCTTATCTGAACAGACTTGCCGACCTTCTTTTCACCCTAGCAAGATACGAGGAGATTTGA
- a CDS encoding CoA-binding protein — translation MHVSRERLDRALNPRTVAVIGDKEKFGYMWLTNMSTFRGKVFSVQIDPREIPGIEKMGIPNYKSLLEIPEEIDYVVVSVPMQASSSVIRDCIEKKVGGVSMFTAGFAESGRVEGINLQRHIGKMAREAGLALLGPNCMGVYNPEIGLRFLPIQAVGEKGPVSFISQSGGHGGGFSVAAKAQGVAINKVVSVGNGVVLESTDFLDYFAHDEETKIIGMYVEDVKDGQRFFRLLREITPRKPVVIWKGGRTDEGMRATLSHTGALSGSTDTWDIAIKQCGAIGVGCLDQMIDVIKALACLPEVTGDGMGVIGWSGGQSVSVTDAFASAGLRVPLLQKSTHSKLEDMLRTVGASCQNPIDLGAMNDENMEASIEIVAQDANIDIVAVQIGGISTFTTRPDRLARIIRALIGTRDKVEKPFVGLLLSPDPYADGKALGDLNLRLQQAGIPSYLSYERSAYALRKLLDYYRFHTNGA, via the coding sequence ATGCATGTCAGTAGAGAGAGGCTGGACCGCGCCCTCAATCCCAGAACTGTAGCCGTAATAGGCGATAAGGAGAAGTTTGGCTACATGTGGCTCACTAACATGAGCACGTTTAGGGGGAAGGTGTTTTCTGTCCAGATTGACCCCAGGGAGATTCCCGGCATTGAGAAGATGGGAATTCCCAACTATAAGAGCCTTCTGGAAATTCCTGAAGAGATTGACTATGTAGTGGTTTCGGTTCCCATGCAGGCGTCTTCTTCGGTAATCAGGGATTGCATCGAAAAGAAAGTGGGCGGTGTATCGATGTTCACGGCCGGGTTCGCAGAATCCGGCCGTGTCGAAGGCATCAATTTGCAACGGCATATCGGGAAAATGGCCAGAGAGGCTGGCCTGGCTCTCCTTGGTCCCAACTGCATGGGCGTCTATAATCCGGAGATCGGGTTGCGATTTTTGCCGATTCAAGCCGTTGGCGAAAAGGGGCCGGTATCATTCATCTCGCAGAGTGGAGGACATGGCGGGGGTTTTTCGGTTGCGGCAAAGGCCCAGGGTGTGGCGATCAACAAGGTCGTCAGCGTTGGGAACGGAGTGGTCCTGGAAAGCACGGATTTCCTGGACTATTTCGCACACGATGAGGAAACCAAGATCATAGGGATGTATGTCGAGGATGTGAAAGATGGGCAGCGGTTCTTCCGCTTGCTAAGGGAAATTACTCCCCGGAAGCCCGTTGTCATCTGGAAGGGAGGGCGGACAGATGAAGGCATGAGAGCCACATTGTCCCACACAGGAGCTCTATCCGGATCCACAGACACGTGGGATATCGCCATAAAGCAATGCGGAGCCATTGGCGTGGGTTGCCTGGATCAGATGATCGATGTGATCAAGGCGTTGGCCTGTCTGCCAGAGGTCACGGGAGACGGAATGGGCGTCATCGGATGGTCAGGCGGGCAATCCGTATCGGTGACGGATGCCTTTGCCAGCGCGGGTTTGCGTGTCCCATTGCTGCAGAAATCAACCCACAGCAAATTAGAGGACATGCTCAGGACAGTCGGGGCCAGCTGCCAGAACCCGATTGACCTCGGCGCTATGAACGATGAAAATATGGAGGCCTCTATAGAAATAGTGGCCCAGGATGCGAACATCGATATTGTTGCAGTACAAATTGGAGGAATATCCACCTTCACCACTCGACCAGATCGGCTGGCACGCATCATCAGAGCGCTGATTGGAACGCGTGACAAAGTGGAAAAACCTTTTGTAGGGCTTCTGCTTTCTCCCGATCCCTACGCAGACGGCAAAGCGCTGGGTGACTTGAATCTGAGGCTGCAGCAGGCAGGAATACCGAGCTATCTGAGTTATGAGAGATCGGCATATGCTCTCAGAAAACTGCTGGACTACTACCGCTTCCACACCAACGGAGCCTAG
- the trmD gene encoding tRNA (guanosine(37)-N1)-methyltransferase TrmD, translated as MRIEILTLFPEMFHGPFNESIIKRAIDNKLIEIVFHNLRDWGLGRHKTVDDYPHGGGAGMVLMPEPLFTAVESIKGSEEFPVILLTPQGRLFNQKIAEELSCYPRFLLICGHYEGVDERIREHLCTDEISIGDYVLTGGELPAMVVIDAVARQIPGVLGSCESSKDDSHASGLLEYPHYTRPRTFRGWEVPEVLLSGNHAEIAKWRHEQSILRTATHRPDLLEKADVKESETS; from the coding sequence ATGCGCATCGAAATCTTGACCCTTTTTCCCGAAATGTTCCATGGCCCTTTTAATGAAAGCATCATCAAGAGAGCCATTGACAATAAGTTGATCGAAATCGTCTTTCATAACCTGCGAGATTGGGGTTTGGGCAGGCATAAAACCGTTGATGACTACCCTCATGGCGGTGGGGCGGGGATGGTGCTCATGCCAGAGCCGCTCTTTACCGCCGTGGAATCCATAAAGGGATCGGAGGAATTTCCGGTGATCTTGCTCACCCCCCAGGGCAGGCTTTTTAATCAGAAGATTGCCGAGGAGCTTTCCTGTTATCCGCGATTTCTGCTCATCTGTGGACACTATGAGGGCGTCGATGAGAGAATCAGAGAGCATCTGTGTACTGACGAGATCAGCATCGGCGACTATGTTCTGACCGGGGGAGAGTTACCCGCCATGGTGGTTATCGATGCCGTGGCCAGACAAATTCCCGGTGTTTTGGGCTCGTGCGAATCGTCAAAGGATGATTCGCACGCCAGCGGACTTCTGGAGTACCCCCACTACACTCGACCCCGCACATTCCGCGGTTGGGAAGTTCCGGAGGTCTTGCTTTCTGGAAATCACGCCGAGATTGCCAAATGGCGTCATGAGCAATCGATCCTGCGGACCGCCACCCACCGGCCCGACCTTCTGGAAAAGGCCGATGTTAAGGAAAGCGAGACTTCTTAG
- a CDS encoding YgiQ family radical SAM protein: protein MFLPTTALELKALGWERPDVILVTGDTYIDSPHIGIAVIGKYLLQQGLKTAVIAQPSITDGKDITRLGEPRLFWGVTAGSIDSMVANYTATKKRRHQDDYTPGGINIRPNRATIAYTGLIRQHFKKTKPIVLGGIEASLRRIAHYDYWDDAVRRSILFDSKADILAYGMAEKTVIELAHALREGSDWKQIRGLCYIAKTLPKGDFIEIPSFEEVSSDKTAFRRMSELFERNAENTSTGLVQKHGDRFLIHNPSQPPLSSAEIDEIYALDFERDAHPYYKTGEIRALDTIRYSITTHRGCFGQCNFCAIAVHQGRTVVSRSTKSIMEEAVRISRTPGFNGIISDIGGPTANMYGATCLKGWRCSNKHCLMPKPCPNLQFGHQAQIELLERLRSVTGIKRVFVSSGIRPDLVMADKNTAKRYIEQLVRYHVSGQIKVAPEHSDDRILTLMNKPSVKSLLQFKEMFDSTCAAIGKRYFMTYYFIAAHPGCTMGHMQRLRDFLSTGLRFTPEQVQIFTPTPSTISTTMYFCETDMAGNSIACEKTLQGIQEQKDALQRVEKEKKPKPFRTKKSRFP, encoded by the coding sequence ATGTTCTTGCCAACGACCGCACTCGAACTCAAAGCCCTCGGCTGGGAGAGGCCGGACGTTATTCTGGTCACAGGGGATACCTATATAGATAGCCCCCATATAGGCATAGCAGTAATAGGAAAGTACCTGCTTCAACAGGGTCTCAAAACGGCTGTTATCGCCCAGCCTTCGATAACCGATGGCAAGGATATCACCCGTCTTGGGGAACCGCGGTTGTTCTGGGGAGTGACCGCCGGATCAATCGATTCCATGGTGGCAAATTATACCGCAACGAAGAAGCGGCGCCATCAGGATGATTACACTCCCGGCGGCATCAATATCCGGCCAAACCGGGCAACGATCGCCTATACCGGCCTTATCCGACAGCACTTCAAAAAGACGAAACCCATCGTCCTTGGCGGGATTGAGGCTAGTTTGCGGCGCATCGCGCATTACGATTATTGGGACGATGCCGTTAGGAGATCGATCCTTTTTGATTCAAAAGCGGACATTCTCGCTTATGGCATGGCGGAGAAGACGGTCATCGAACTGGCACATGCATTGAGAGAAGGCTCCGATTGGAAACAAATCAGAGGGCTTTGCTATATCGCCAAGACCTTGCCCAAAGGGGATTTCATCGAGATCCCATCGTTCGAGGAAGTCTCAAGCGATAAGACGGCATTTCGCCGGATGTCGGAGTTGTTTGAGAGGAATGCCGAAAATACGTCCACAGGTTTGGTACAGAAGCACGGCGATCGATTCCTGATTCATAATCCGTCTCAGCCGCCGTTGTCTTCTGCAGAAATCGACGAGATATATGCCCTGGATTTCGAGAGGGATGCACACCCTTATTACAAAACCGGTGAGATAAGAGCCCTCGATACCATCCGGTATTCCATCACCACCCATCGAGGGTGTTTTGGGCAATGTAATTTCTGTGCCATCGCTGTTCATCAGGGCCGGACGGTTGTTTCCCGTAGCACGAAATCAATCATGGAGGAAGCTGTTCGCATCAGCCGAACTCCAGGGTTCAACGGAATAATTTCCGATATAGGAGGACCGACGGCCAACATGTACGGCGCCACATGCCTCAAGGGATGGCGCTGCAGCAATAAGCATTGTCTAATGCCGAAACCGTGTCCCAATCTACAGTTTGGACACCAGGCACAGATCGAACTCCTTGAACGGCTTAGAAGTGTTACAGGGATAAAGAGAGTTTTTGTCTCGTCGGGTATCCGGCCTGATCTGGTTATGGCTGATAAGAACACCGCAAAACGCTATATCGAACAACTCGTCAGGTATCATGTTTCCGGGCAGATCAAAGTGGCACCGGAGCATTCCGACGATAGAATCCTGACGCTGATGAACAAACCTTCAGTGAAATCGCTGCTGCAATTCAAGGAAATGTTTGACAGCACTTGCGCCGCAATAGGCAAACGCTATTTTATGACGTACTATTTCATCGCCGCACATCCGGGCTGTACCATGGGGCATATGCAGCGCCTCAGGGACTTTCTGTCTACCGGGCTGAGATTTACCCCTGAGCAGGTACAGATATTCACCCCCACCCCGTCAACAATCTCCACCACGATGTATTTCTGCGAAACCGATATGGCAGGAAACAGTATAGCCTGCGAGAAAACCTTGCAGGGGATCCAGGAGCAGAAGGACGCTCTCCAGAGGGTCGAAAAGGAAAAGAAACCAAAACCTTTCCGAACTAAGAAGTCTCGCTTTCCTTAA